One Candidatus Flexicrinis proximus DNA window includes the following coding sequences:
- a CDS encoding class I SAM-dependent methyltransferase — protein MHWLEISGWFQWRSGQEEAARHFPDGSRFIEVGTYLGRSLCSLGEVVQQSGKRLTVIGIDTCRGSGPEGPRQKDYHGDVVRENGGTFAGVLHKNVLECGYVDIISLIVADSVSASNFFSDGSIEWVHLDARHDYAGLTEDIQAWLPKVKPGGWLSGDDYDPVKWPEVVKAVGEQLPGAQPWSTQQWRWFVPEPRPASRFLRAASFVLKRMGKRR, from the coding sequence ATGCACTGGCTTGAGATAAGCGGATGGTTCCAGTGGCGGTCAGGGCAGGAAGAAGCGGCGCGTCATTTTCCGGATGGCAGCCGATTCATCGAAGTCGGCACGTACCTGGGGCGCAGCCTGTGCTCGCTAGGTGAGGTCGTCCAGCAGAGCGGGAAGAGGCTGACGGTCATTGGAATAGATACGTGCCGAGGCAGCGGACCCGAGGGACCACGCCAGAAGGATTATCACGGCGATGTGGTCCGGGAGAACGGCGGCACGTTTGCCGGCGTCCTGCATAAGAACGTCCTGGAATGCGGATACGTTGACATAATCTCGCTGATTGTCGCCGATTCGGTGAGTGCCTCGAACTTCTTTAGCGATGGTTCAATCGAGTGGGTACATCTGGACGCGCGGCATGATTACGCCGGACTGACGGAAGACATACAGGCCTGGCTGCCGAAGGTCAAGCCTGGCGGCTGGCTGTCGGGAGACGATTACGACCCGGTCAAATGGCCGGAAGTGGTGAAGGCGGTCGGCGAGCAACTGCCCGGCGCGCAGCCGTGGTCGACACAGCAGTGGCGCTGGTTCGTGCCGGAGCCACGGCCCGCATCACGCTTCCTTCGGGCCGCCTCCTTCGTGCTCAAACGCATGGGCAAGCGCAGGTAG
- a CDS encoding IMP dehydrogenase, with amino-acid sequence MAFYYDQPSRTFSEYLLVPGYSSAECVPANVSLTTPLVKFKKGEAPALSLNVPLVSAIMQSVSNDTMAIALAREGGVSFIYCSQSIEKQVEMVRRVKSYKAGFVTTDSAVHADNTLADILRLKEKTGHSTVAVTEDGTSTGKLIGIITSRDYRVSRMDKDTKVSSFMTPLESIIYAKDGISLGEANDVIWEHKINALPIIDDNQRLVSFVFRKDYDTHKENLNELLDDSKRYIVGAGVNTRDYEQRIPALVEAGVDVLCIDSSEGFSEWQQRTLAFVREKYGDNVKIGAGNIVNREGFRYLAEAGADFIKVGIGGGAICITREAKGIGRGQATAVIEVAKARDEYFEETGVYVPICSDGGIVHDYHITLALAMGSDFCMLGRYFARFDESPSNKVVVNGNYMKEYWGEGSNRARNWQRYDAGGDAKLSFEEGVDSYVPYAGTLRDNLAVSLSKIKSAMCNCGSLTIPHLQRNAMLTLVSSVSIVEGGAHDVVVRDQQYRTT; translated from the coding sequence ATGGCATTTTACTACGATCAACCCTCCCGTACTTTCAGCGAATACCTGTTGGTTCCCGGATACTCGTCGGCAGAGTGTGTGCCCGCGAACGTTTCGCTAACGACACCACTGGTCAAGTTCAAAAAGGGCGAAGCACCTGCCCTGTCCTTAAACGTCCCGCTGGTTTCCGCGATCATGCAGTCGGTCTCAAACGACACCATGGCGATTGCCTTAGCACGTGAAGGCGGTGTTTCATTCATCTACTGCTCGCAGTCCATCGAGAAGCAGGTTGAGATGGTGCGGCGGGTAAAAAGTTACAAGGCCGGCTTTGTCACCACCGACTCGGCTGTTCATGCCGACAACACACTGGCAGACATCCTGCGCCTGAAAGAAAAGACCGGGCATTCGACGGTTGCCGTCACTGAGGATGGCACCTCGACTGGTAAGCTGATCGGCATCATCACCAGCCGCGACTATCGCGTCAGCCGCATGGACAAAGATACGAAGGTATCGAGTTTCATGACCCCGCTAGAAAGTATTATCTATGCCAAAGACGGCATAAGCTTAGGCGAAGCCAACGATGTGATCTGGGAGCACAAAATCAACGCGCTGCCCATTATCGACGATAACCAACGGCTCGTCTCGTTCGTGTTCCGCAAGGACTACGACACGCACAAAGAGAATCTCAACGAGCTGTTGGACGACTCGAAGCGCTACATTGTCGGCGCGGGTGTCAACACGCGCGATTATGAACAGCGGATTCCGGCTCTAGTCGAAGCAGGTGTCGATGTGCTGTGTATCGACTCCTCCGAAGGCTTCTCCGAATGGCAGCAGCGCACGCTGGCGTTCGTCCGCGAAAAGTACGGCGACAACGTGAAGATCGGTGCCGGAAACATCGTGAACCGTGAGGGCTTTCGCTACCTCGCTGAGGCCGGTGCAGATTTCATCAAGGTAGGCATTGGCGGCGGCGCAATCTGTATCACACGCGAAGCGAAGGGGATTGGCCGCGGGCAGGCGACCGCCGTCATCGAAGTCGCTAAAGCGCGCGATGAATACTTCGAGGAAACGGGTGTTTACGTCCCGATCTGCTCCGATGGCGGCATCGTCCACGATTATCACATCACGCTGGCGTTGGCGATGGGCAGTGACTTCTGCATGCTGGGGCGCTATTTTGCCCGCTTTGATGAAAGTCCCTCGAACAAGGTCGTCGTCAACGGCAACTATATGAAGGAATACTGGGGCGAAGGGAGTAACCGCGCCCGCAACTGGCAGCGATACGACGCAGGCGGCGATGCCAAACTCTCGTTTGAGGAGGGTGTCGACTCCTACGTGCCTTATGCAGGCACCCTGCGCGATAATCTTGCCGTCAGCCTGAGCAAGATCAAGTCGGCGATGTGCAACTGCGGCAGCCTGACCATTCCGCACCTTCAACGAAATGCGATGCTAACGCTGGTTTCATCCGTCAGCATTGTTGAGGGTGGCGCGCACGACGTGGTTGTGCGGGATCAGCAATACAGAACGACCTGA
- a CDS encoding FtsX-like permease family protein, translated as MRLWFYLNYALRNLWRSRRWSAFAVFSVAAGVATMVALRSLGLSIGDSLTADARSANKGDITISTRNERIFSALTAADDNSNNFSDDMLRRLAVWTADRGGTLTGYRFNSGAQLTKVGAVTAGRPQFINAFYIDPAEYPVTGTIYAEDPAGVPLGELFTGEGSEVVIARSLADREGMQVGDTVRVSGSEQDFIVRGIVPTSAQAGLYTLFSREFLSVFFGFAYFDRDEVQGVIATNLGVNRVSIAFPDDTGEDLLLQYGDDIWHVIVSDGRRSFQVQSATVLKERLSLGADVIGRLIVVLGLGAMLLGGVGIINTMLVLVRRRTDEIAALKTFGVKGRQVAFMFLAESFWIGLFGSLVGGVAGVALSAVANRFGADFIQQPLIFRIYPEAIVFGAALGLVVSMVFGLLPVLSAAKVRPAVILRPNESANITAGCFPRLLAILFLVFVLGWIAGEILPVPISDWLPIGVDLPYQTFGIVGVAVTLLILLLLACFMWLLVWLISKIPSFGSVDLHLALRNLTTRRMRTAITLLALSAGMFALSSIAFYGESARAVLQFTMSDFLGGNVLIFPVLPQEIARPLIDARLDSLEGVESRTRLMNYGGYISEVNGSGSFDLDSSPGLAVRDTDDPAWQIDGVTRGRTITNADRGKPVAVYQVSQFAPDAESPFEVGDTVTINTFNRSERITVEIVGIAEGGSSLAFDIDSFGGALHIAPGVLSPNGADFTFTLARVSEDKLNEVLVSLSSLPLVLTFDISFFDGILTRLITQFSALPLLVGILSLGAAAVITANTVALATLERRRQIGVLRAIGLKSNRALRVLLLENVIVSLLGALLGIGLSGIGVLIVTQLSFGGQGFLIPPTAVPIAILLVFVAVAIGVFATLASGSVAVRERVMNTLRYE; from the coding sequence GTGCGGCTTTGGTTTTACCTGAACTATGCGTTACGCAATCTCTGGCGCAGCCGCCGCTGGTCAGCATTCGCGGTGTTTTCGGTCGCGGCCGGTGTCGCGACCATGGTCGCACTGCGCAGCCTTGGCTTGTCCATCGGCGACTCGTTGACCGCTGATGCGCGCAGCGCCAACAAGGGTGACATCACCATCAGCACCCGTAACGAACGCATCTTCTCCGCGCTGACTGCGGCGGACGACAACTCTAACAACTTCTCCGACGACATGCTGCGCCGCCTCGCCGTCTGGACTGCCGATCGCGGCGGAACTCTCACCGGCTACCGCTTCAACTCCGGCGCGCAGCTGACCAAAGTCGGTGCCGTCACGGCCGGTCGCCCTCAGTTTATCAATGCCTTCTACATCGATCCCGCCGAGTATCCGGTCACCGGCACGATCTATGCCGAAGACCCCGCCGGCGTCCCTCTCGGCGAGTTGTTTACTGGCGAAGGCAGCGAAGTCGTCATCGCCCGCAGCCTCGCTGACCGCGAAGGCATGCAGGTCGGCGATACGGTCCGCGTCAGTGGCAGTGAGCAGGACTTCATCGTGCGCGGCATCGTCCCCACTTCCGCGCAGGCTGGCCTCTATACGCTCTTTAGTCGTGAATTCCTCTCGGTCTTCTTCGGCTTCGCCTACTTTGACCGCGACGAGGTACAGGGCGTCATTGCTACCAACCTCGGCGTAAATCGCGTTAGTATCGCCTTCCCTGATGACACGGGCGAAGACCTTCTCCTCCAGTACGGGGATGACATTTGGCATGTCATCGTCAGTGATGGGCGCCGCAGCTTTCAGGTTCAGAGTGCTACGGTCCTGAAGGAACGACTTTCCCTCGGCGCCGACGTGATCGGCCGTCTGATCGTTGTACTCGGCCTCGGTGCCATGCTGCTTGGCGGCGTCGGCATCATCAACACCATGCTTGTCTTGGTGCGGCGCCGTACGGATGAAATCGCGGCCTTGAAGACCTTTGGCGTAAAAGGCCGTCAGGTTGCCTTCATGTTCCTGGCAGAGTCCTTCTGGATCGGCCTCTTCGGCAGCCTGGTTGGCGGTGTCGCCGGCGTCGCCTTGAGCGCGGTCGCCAACCGCTTCGGCGCCGACTTCATCCAGCAGCCCCTTATCTTCCGCATTTATCCCGAAGCCATCGTTTTCGGGGCGGCATTGGGTCTGGTCGTGAGCATGGTCTTCGGACTTCTTCCCGTCCTCTCAGCCGCCAAAGTCCGCCCGGCGGTCATCCTCCGCCCCAACGAGTCGGCCAACATCACGGCGGGCTGCTTCCCGCGCCTGCTGGCAATCCTCTTTCTCGTCTTCGTCCTCGGCTGGATCGCAGGCGAAATCCTGCCTGTTCCCATCAGCGATTGGCTTCCCATCGGCGTTGACCTTCCCTACCAGACCTTTGGCATCGTCGGCGTCGCCGTCACGCTCCTCATCCTCCTGCTCTTGGCCTGTTTCATGTGGCTGCTGGTCTGGCTGATCAGCAAAATCCCCTCGTTCGGCAGCGTTGACCTGCACCTGGCTCTCCGCAACCTGACGACCCGGCGCATGCGGACCGCCATCACCCTCCTTGCCTTGAGTGCCGGGATGTTCGCGCTTAGCAGTATTGCCTTCTACGGCGAATCGGCCCGCGCAGTCCTGCAGTTCACCATGAGCGACTTCCTCGGCGGAAACGTGCTGATCTTCCCCGTCCTCCCGCAGGAAATCGCCCGTCCCCTGATCGACGCGCGTCTCGACAGCCTCGAAGGGGTCGAATCGCGCACGCGCCTCATGAATTACGGCGGCTATATCAGCGAGGTCAACGGTTCAGGCAGCTTCGACCTCGACTCCTCGCCAGGGCTGGCCGTCCGCGATACCGATGATCCCGCTTGGCAGATCGACGGGGTCACGCGCGGTCGCACCATCACTAACGCCGATCGCGGCAAACCCGTCGCGGTCTATCAGGTCTCGCAGTTCGCCCCTGACGCCGAGAGCCCTTTCGAGGTTGGCGACACGGTAACCATCAATACCTTCAACCGCAGTGAACGTATCACCGTCGAGATTGTCGGGATCGCCGAGGGAGGTTCTTCGCTGGCGTTTGACATCGACAGCTTCGGCGGCGCGCTCCACATCGCACCGGGCGTCCTCTCCCCGAATGGTGCAGACTTCACCTTCACTCTGGCGCGCGTGTCGGAAGACAAACTCAATGAAGTGCTCGTCTCACTCAGCTCTCTCCCGCTGGTGCTCACCTTCGACATTTCGTTTTTCGATGGCATCCTGACCCGTCTCATCACCCAGTTCAGCGCATTACCCCTGTTGGTGGGGATTTTGTCGCTCGGTGCGGCCGCGGTCATCACCGCCAATACCGTCGCGCTGGCGACTCTCGAACGCCGCCGTCAGATCGGCGTCCTGCGGGCTATCGGCCTGAAGAGTAACCGTGCCTTGCGTGTGCTCCTGCTTGAGAACGTGATCGTCAGTCTTCTCGGGGCGCTCCTCGGCATCGGCTTGAGCGGCATCGGCGTCCTGATCGTCACCCAGCTCAGCTTCGGCGGCCAGGGCTTCCTCATCCCGCCCACCGCCGTGCCGATTGCCATCCTGCTCGTCTTCGTCGCCGTCGCAATTGGGGTCTTCGCCACGCTCGCCAGCGGGTCGGTTGCCGTGCGCGAACGCGTGATGAACACCCTCCGCTACGAGTAG
- a CDS encoding GNAT family N-acetyltransferase: protein MLRPVNVKTDLAPLADLIELVFASTMDSSGRSALREMRMMARMSFGLGIVAQWNDLTVGLSLGQVWLEQGTIVGNVSAYPAKLPKSAGQGWIIANVGVHPDFQNRGIARQLMLASMDTIRKRGGQFAILQVDHDNAPAIHLYRTLGFIEERTFTTFRRSPSLRFPPGTLENAPYIRRRRRSEWPQEMALMDRIRPTARGGVGWLRPIIPDYFRPSLGRVFGDLINMRAMDRFVIDDGSGQLNAIIWVERAFGTTTRLTLTVDPAYAGNYDEVLLGSIVRQLGSSALAIEHPADDEPSKLLLDRYRFLDQRTVIHMRWNVT, encoded by the coding sequence ATGCTGCGACCCGTTAACGTCAAGACCGACCTCGCGCCCCTTGCTGATCTGATCGAACTGGTCTTTGCCAGTACGATGGACAGCAGCGGGCGCTCGGCTTTGCGTGAAATGCGGATGATGGCCCGTATGTCGTTCGGCTTGGGCATCGTCGCCCAATGGAACGACCTGACCGTCGGCCTCAGCCTCGGCCAGGTCTGGCTTGAACAGGGCACGATTGTCGGCAACGTCTCGGCTTATCCGGCTAAGCTTCCCAAAAGCGCGGGGCAGGGCTGGATAATCGCCAACGTCGGCGTCCATCCTGACTTCCAGAATCGCGGCATCGCTCGCCAGTTGATGCTTGCTTCGATGGATACCATCCGCAAGCGCGGTGGGCAGTTTGCGATTTTGCAGGTCGATCACGACAACGCCCCCGCCATCCATCTCTACCGCACCCTTGGCTTTATTGAGGAGCGGACGTTTACCACCTTTCGACGCAGCCCTTCGCTCCGTTTCCCGCCGGGGACCCTCGAAAACGCGCCTTACATCCGCCGTCGCCGCCGGTCCGAATGGCCGCAGGAAATGGCCCTGATGGATCGTATTCGCCCGACGGCGCGTGGTGGGGTCGGGTGGCTCCGGCCCATCATCCCCGACTACTTTCGGCCGTCGTTGGGCCGCGTCTTTGGCGACCTCATTAACATGCGCGCCATGGATCGCTTCGTTATCGACGATGGCAGCGGCCAGCTGAACGCCATCATCTGGGTCGAGCGCGCCTTTGGGACAACCACTCGCCTTACGCTGACTGTCGACCCGGCCTACGCCGGAAACTATGACGAAGTACTTCTCGGCTCGATTGTCCGCCAGTTGGGCAGCAGCGCCTTGGCCATCGAACACCCCGCCGATGACGAGCCTTCGAAACTTTTGCTTGATAGATATCGTTTCTTGGATCAGCGAACAGTGATTCACATGCGTTGGAATGTGACCTGA
- a CDS encoding glycine--tRNA ligase subunit beta has product MTGRPLNFQQVILKLHEFWAGHGCVIWEPYNVQVGAGTGNPATLLRVLGPEPWRVAYVEPSVRPDDGRYGENPNRMQKYYQYQVILKPDPGNPQELYLQSLEALGIDPRQHDIRFVEDNWESPALGAWGLGWEVWLDGQEITQFTYFQQAGGLELNPPAVEITYGVERIVLALQDKDSAWDIEWFEELQYRDLMLQDEIDHCRYYFDIADVENLREVYDTYEAEHKRSLAEKAIIPAYDYILKCSHLFNVLDTRGAIGVTERASYFRRMRDMTRSIAKAYVAQRELLGHPVLKMAQRWKGGAVQTPSAMPLPPTSSSDVLIELGIEELPARDVDETLDYLSVAAPKLFADLQLSNNGVRVMATPRRLVIHASNVAPLQPNRSLVERGPSADRAFDADGKPTKAAEGFARSKGIDVSALTVEDTDGGRYVIARVEKVGRPSTEVLAAALPDFVAGIKFGKSMRWNETNVAFSRPLRWIVALFGDVVIPFAFAGVASSNLTRGIRPYGSPEATVADAGAYFAVMASQGVVLDREERKRVITAQVEALAAEVGGRVPADAGLLAEVANLVEVPTAVRGGYKSEFLSLPRDVLVMVMRDKQRYFAVEAPDGALMPYFITIRNGDSQHLKLVQKGNEHVLTARFSDATFFYRDDIKAPLDAYLMRLSTLTFHEKLGSMLDKSRRVEKGVKSLAETVRFGGADVQIASRASQILKADLATRMVVEMTSLQGTMGREYARLAGEPAAVADAIYEHWLPRFADDALPVSKAGTLLALLDRLDSLVGLFGVGLAPKSTADPYGLRRAALGIIQILTGHKIDLDLRQAVKIAADSQPVPVSPEAKTQVLEFITGRLRVWLGEQGWATDAVNAVLAAQPNNPYRALLNVEQLTEWVSSDHWTSVLDSFARCVRITRGEPEQFKVDESLFAQQEERDLYLAYKQAAAGLKDAEDIDTFLSSFAPVVPLVSKFFGEEPGKGVLVNTDDAAVRRNRIALLQAISALQAGRVDLSLLSGF; this is encoded by the coding sequence ATGACGGGGCGTCCCCTTAACTTTCAGCAAGTAATTCTCAAACTGCACGAATTCTGGGCAGGTCACGGTTGCGTGATCTGGGAGCCATATAACGTTCAGGTGGGCGCGGGGACCGGTAATCCGGCCACGCTCCTTCGCGTACTCGGCCCCGAGCCGTGGCGCGTCGCCTATGTCGAGCCGAGTGTCCGCCCGGACGATGGCCGCTACGGCGAAAACCCGAACCGTATGCAGAAATACTACCAGTATCAGGTCATCCTGAAGCCCGATCCCGGCAACCCGCAGGAGTTATATCTCCAATCGCTCGAAGCACTCGGTATCGATCCGCGTCAGCACGATATCCGGTTCGTCGAGGACAACTGGGAAAGCCCTGCGCTCGGCGCCTGGGGTCTCGGCTGGGAAGTCTGGCTCGACGGCCAGGAAATCACTCAGTTCACCTATTTCCAGCAGGCGGGAGGCCTGGAGCTCAACCCCCCGGCGGTCGAAATCACCTATGGCGTCGAGCGTATCGTCCTCGCCTTGCAGGACAAGGACAGCGCCTGGGATATCGAGTGGTTTGAAGAGTTGCAGTATCGCGACCTGATGCTTCAGGACGAGATCGACCACTGCCGCTATTACTTTGATATCGCCGATGTCGAAAACCTGCGCGAGGTCTACGACACCTACGAGGCCGAGCACAAGCGTTCACTGGCCGAAAAAGCCATAATTCCGGCCTATGACTATATTCTCAAGTGCAGCCATCTCTTCAACGTGCTGGATACCCGCGGTGCCATCGGTGTGACCGAGCGCGCCTCCTACTTCCGCCGCATGCGCGATATGACCCGCAGCATAGCCAAGGCCTATGTCGCCCAGCGTGAACTGCTCGGCCATCCCGTCCTCAAGATGGCGCAGCGCTGGAAGGGTGGGGCCGTCCAGACCCCCTCCGCCATGCCGCTTCCGCCCACGTCATCCAGCGATGTCCTGATCGAATTGGGGATCGAAGAACTCCCGGCCCGTGACGTCGATGAAACGCTGGACTACCTCTCCGTCGCGGCACCAAAACTCTTCGCTGACCTCCAGCTCTCGAATAACGGTGTCCGCGTCATGGCGACTCCGCGACGTCTGGTGATTCACGCCTCGAATGTGGCGCCCCTCCAGCCTAACCGTTCTCTGGTTGAGCGTGGGCCCTCGGCCGATCGCGCCTTCGACGCCGATGGCAAGCCCACCAAGGCTGCCGAAGGCTTCGCGCGCAGCAAAGGCATCGATGTCTCTGCCTTGACTGTCGAAGATACCGACGGCGGCCGCTATGTCATCGCCCGTGTCGAAAAGGTTGGCCGACCTTCCACTGAGGTATTGGCCGCCGCCCTTCCGGACTTTGTCGCCGGCATCAAGTTCGGCAAGTCCATGCGCTGGAACGAGACCAACGTGGCCTTCAGCCGGCCCCTCCGCTGGATCGTCGCCCTCTTCGGTGATGTCGTGATCCCCTTCGCTTTCGCCGGCGTTGCCAGTTCCAATCTCACGCGAGGAATCCGGCCCTATGGTTCGCCGGAAGCGACGGTCGCCGACGCCGGCGCGTACTTTGCAGTGATGGCGTCACAGGGTGTGGTCCTGGATCGTGAGGAGCGTAAGCGCGTCATCACCGCCCAGGTCGAAGCGCTTGCCGCTGAAGTCGGCGGTCGCGTTCCTGCGGATGCTGGCTTACTGGCGGAAGTCGCCAATCTGGTCGAAGTCCCGACCGCCGTCCGCGGCGGCTATAAGAGCGAATTCCTGTCGCTCCCGCGTGACGTCCTTGTCATGGTGATGCGCGACAAGCAGCGCTATTTCGCGGTCGAAGCCCCCGATGGCGCCCTCATGCCTTACTTCATCACCATCCGCAATGGCGACTCTCAGCACCTGAAGTTGGTTCAGAAAGGGAACGAGCACGTCCTGACTGCCCGCTTCAGCGATGCCACCTTCTTCTACCGCGACGACATCAAGGCGCCGCTTGACGCCTACCTCATGCGCCTCAGCACGCTCACCTTCCACGAAAAACTCGGCTCAATGCTCGACAAGAGCCGCCGGGTGGAAAAAGGCGTCAAGTCGCTTGCGGAAACCGTCCGGTTTGGGGGCGCCGATGTCCAGATCGCTTCGCGTGCCTCGCAGATCCTGAAGGCCGATCTCGCCACCCGCATGGTGGTCGAAATGACCTCGCTTCAGGGGACTATGGGGCGTGAATACGCCCGCCTTGCCGGTGAACCCGCCGCGGTCGCTGACGCCATTTATGAGCATTGGCTGCCGCGTTTCGCCGACGACGCCCTGCCGGTTTCGAAGGCCGGGACGCTCCTCGCGCTTCTCGACCGTCTCGACAGCCTGGTTGGGCTGTTCGGCGTCGGCCTCGCCCCAAAGTCGACCGCCGATCCCTATGGTTTGCGCCGCGCCGCCCTGGGTATCATCCAGATCCTGACAGGTCACAAAATCGACCTCGATCTGCGCCAGGCGGTCAAAATCGCTGCCGACTCGCAGCCGGTCCCCGTATCGCCCGAAGCCAAAACTCAAGTGCTGGAGTTCATTACTGGACGCCTCCGTGTTTGGCTGGGTGAGCAGGGATGGGCGACGGATGCCGTGAATGCTGTTCTGGCCGCGCAGCCAAACAACCCCTATCGCGCCCTCTTGAACGTCGAGCAGTTGACCGAGTGGGTCAGCAGCGATCACTGGACCAGCGTGCTGGATAGCTTTGCCCGTTGTGTACGCATCACACGCGGCGAACCTGAGCAGTTCAAGGTCGACGAATCGCTCTTTGCCCAGCAGGAAGAACGCGACCTGTATCTCGCCTACAAACAGGCCGCCGCCGGCCTCAAGGACGCGGAAGACATCGACACCTTCCTCTCGTCGTTCGCTCCGGTCGTGCCGCTCGTCAGCAAGTTCTTCGGCGAAGAACCCGGCAAGGGCGTACTCGTCAATACCGACGATGCCGCCGTGCGCCGCAACCGGATCGCCTTACTGCAGGCCATTAGCGCGCTGCAGGCCGGTCGGGTAGATTTGAGTCTGCTGTCAGGCTTCTAG
- a CDS encoding protein kinase encodes MSSDALIGTQIGEFTVQEVIGRGGMATVYRATQPLMRRDVALKVILMDDVADKNRDFSGRFASEAKLIASLEHPHVLPVYSYGFSGNVAYLAMRMLRGGSLEDLLHGEPLVLPQALDLFNQIAQGLAYAHSKGILHRDIKPSNILLDSDGHAYLTDFGLAKLIDADAGFTKSGQIMGTPVYMSPEQLKGEALDFRSDVYALGCILYEMLTGTPPFQPVDGDVIPVIFKHLQAQPDTPTSRSPLLPPSLDPVVLRALAKAPADRFHSVREMATAVQQAVGQLPTVSLPRPADTIINRTQPLVTTAAPGRRGLLAGIVALIVVVIAGVVLLMLAERSRQSQEVANVAATATAQVVERAVTSTAVAQQQADATQTALASIPRFSADQIIVGEEARLEDLMPGESEVALAQRSLGLNGFIAIMPCNVSSEYHAALTREIASFARESGLQSRVYDPDSDAYTQLTLLERAIAEDARGIILCPLDLELLGPTMEEIRRAGIPFVTQASNMGEYGGVQILTDNTLLGHKPGVYMGQMVRDELGGQAKVVVMAFDDLPDVQARADGMIAGLLEGAPEAEIVARVRGATTDWGKESIQQLLADGVEFNVILSINDAGAFGALAALEEAGIAYDAVNIAGVDAEILAQRYIREGKYFRVTVEAGRTVYASAAVDVIIKLLAGASVPEFIYIQPGELFTRESLGEAP; translated from the coding sequence ATGTCGTCAGACGCACTAATCGGCACACAAATCGGCGAGTTCACCGTCCAGGAAGTCATCGGCCGCGGCGGGATGGCGACGGTCTATCGCGCAACGCAGCCGTTGATGCGGCGCGATGTCGCCTTAAAAGTGATCCTGATGGACGACGTGGCCGACAAGAACCGCGATTTCTCCGGGCGGTTCGCGAGCGAAGCGAAGTTGATCGCGTCGCTCGAACACCCGCACGTCCTGCCGGTGTACAGCTACGGTTTCAGCGGAAACGTGGCGTACCTGGCGATGCGGATGCTGCGCGGCGGTTCGCTGGAAGACCTGCTGCACGGGGAGCCGCTGGTGCTGCCTCAGGCGCTCGACCTGTTCAACCAGATCGCGCAGGGACTGGCCTACGCGCACAGTAAAGGCATCCTGCACCGGGACATCAAGCCGTCCAACATCCTTCTAGATTCAGATGGTCATGCCTACCTGACCGATTTCGGGTTGGCGAAGCTGATCGACGCCGACGCGGGGTTCACGAAGTCTGGGCAGATCATGGGAACACCCGTGTATATGTCGCCAGAACAATTGAAGGGCGAGGCGCTCGATTTCCGGTCGGACGTGTACGCGCTCGGCTGTATCCTGTACGAAATGCTGACAGGAACGCCGCCGTTTCAGCCGGTCGACGGCGACGTTATTCCGGTCATCTTCAAGCATTTGCAGGCGCAGCCTGATACGCCTACAAGCCGAAGCCCACTACTGCCCCCCTCGCTCGATCCTGTGGTGCTGCGGGCGCTGGCTAAAGCTCCGGCAGACCGATTTCACTCGGTACGCGAGATGGCAACGGCCGTCCAGCAAGCCGTTGGCCAGCTGCCGACGGTCAGCCTACCCCGGCCTGCGGACACGATTATCAACCGGACACAGCCGCTTGTGACCACAGCGGCCCCCGGGAGGAGAGGTCTGCTCGCGGGAATTGTCGCGCTGATAGTCGTAGTAATTGCCGGAGTAGTACTGCTGATGCTGGCCGAACGTTCGCGGCAGTCACAAGAAGTCGCCAACGTCGCTGCTACGGCGACCGCGCAGGTCGTCGAACGCGCGGTGACATCGACGGCGGTGGCGCAGCAACAAGCCGACGCGACGCAAACGGCGCTGGCGTCTATCCCTCGTTTCAGCGCAGATCAGATCATTGTGGGCGAGGAAGCACGGCTCGAAGATCTGATGCCTGGCGAGTCGGAAGTTGCGCTCGCACAGCGGTCGCTCGGGTTGAACGGATTTATCGCGATTATGCCGTGCAACGTGTCGAGCGAGTATCATGCGGCGCTGACCCGTGAGATCGCATCGTTTGCGCGGGAGAGCGGACTGCAATCGCGGGTATATGACCCGGACAGCGATGCATATACGCAGCTCACCCTGCTGGAACGGGCGATCGCCGAGGATGCGCGCGGGATTATCCTGTGTCCACTTGACCTCGAGCTGCTGGGACCGACCATGGAAGAGATCCGGCGAGCGGGAATCCCGTTCGTGACGCAGGCGTCGAACATGGGAGAATACGGCGGCGTGCAGATTCTGACCGACAATACGCTGCTGGGCCATAAGCCGGGCGTGTATATGGGGCAGATGGTCCGCGACGAGCTAGGGGGGCAGGCGAAGGTCGTGGTGATGGCGTTTGACGACCTGCCGGATGTCCAGGCGCGCGCGGATGGCATGATTGCCGGGCTGCTGGAAGGGGCACCCGAGGCCGAGATCGTGGCGCGCGTGCGCGGGGCGACGACGGACTGGGGCAAGGAGTCGATTCAGCAGCTATTGGCCGACGGCGTGGAATTCAACGTCATCCTAAGTATCAACGACGCAGGTGCATTTGGGGCGCTGGCCGCCCTGGAAGAAGCCGGGATCGCGTATGACGCCGTCAATATCGCGGGCGTGGATGCGGAGATCCTGGCTCAGCGGTATATTCGTGAAGGCAAGTACTTCCGCGTGACGGTCGAAGCCGGTCGCACGGTATATGCCAGTGCGGCCGTTGACGTGATTATAAAGCTGCTGGCCGGCGCATCAGTTCCAGAATTCATTTACATTCAACCGGGCGAACTGTTTACGCGCGAGTCGTTAGGCGAAGCGCCGTGA